From Solibacillus sp. FSL W7-1464:
TCCCAAGCAATGATGAAAATTCCGCAACTTCAGCAAGCTCACTTCAAGCCGCTGTTACATTTGGTGGAGTGAACTATTTAAATGTGTTCATCTACATAATTTTAGCAATGATTTTAACAGCAATAGTCTTCTTTTCAGTAAAAAGCAGACGTTCTAATTAAGAGAACGTCTGCTTTTTTATACAGCTGTTTTTCTTGATTTGCCGAAAAACAGAATGACAACCGCCACCGTTAGAAGCATGAGCGAAATC
This genomic window contains:
- a CDS encoding carboxypeptidase; its protein translation is MKNFLFVVLTFIISYWAISSFAGFIFPSNDENSATSASSLQAAVTFGGVNYLNVFIYIILAMILTAIVFFSVKSRRSN